The proteins below are encoded in one region of Silene latifolia isolate original U9 population chromosome 2, ASM4854445v1, whole genome shotgun sequence:
- the LOC141636205 gene encoding uncharacterized protein LOC141636205, with amino-acid sequence MHNYGPLEKDAPYSISSGYDWLGTEASNVPWYKHIWITDGIPKHQFISWLYAQQRLLTKDRVHRLFQSSDTECVLCGEEDESHDHLFFHCSYSRKCLQQVQDWSKLAIPERQVLSWWQAQDKNRGVFTSLVVMALVYHIWWARNHCRFQQVIWRPEVVGARIKQEVQARIGSQNKSRKKLIWTNLNS; translated from the coding sequence atgcataattacggcccgttagaaaaAGATGCTCCTTACTCGATTTCTAGTGGTTATGATTGGTTGGGTACTGAAGCAAGTAATGTCCCTTGGTATAAGCATATTTGGATTACTGATGGTATCCCTAAGCATCAATTTATCAGCTGGTTGTATGCTCAACAGCGTCTTCTAACCAAGGATAGGGTTCATAGGCTGTTTCAGAGCAGTGATACAGAGTGTGTTCTGTGTGGTGAGGAGGATGAAAGCCATGATCATCTGTTCTTTCATTGCTCCTACAGTCGAAAATGTTTGCAGCAGGTACAAGACTGGAGTAAGTTGGCAATACCTGAGAGGCAAGTTTTGAGTTGGTGGCAGGCTCAAGACAAGAATAGGGGGGTATTCACCTCTTTAGTAGTGATGGCTTTGGTGTACCATATCTGGTGGGCACGTAATCACTGTCGTTTTCAGCAGGTGATATGGCGACCAGAGGTGGTTGGAGCTCGGATTAAGCAAGAGGTTCAGGCTCGCATTGGGAGTCAGAACAAATCTAGGAAGAAATTGATATGGACTAATCTAAAtagttga